Proteins encoded by one window of Puntigrus tetrazona isolate hp1 chromosome 17, ASM1883169v1, whole genome shotgun sequence:
- the calm1a gene encoding calmodulin-1a, whose product MADQLTEEQIAEFKEAFSLFDKDGDGTITTKELGTVMRSLGQNPTEAELQDMINEVDADGNGTIDFPEFLTMMARKMKDTDSEEEIREAFRVFDKDGNGYISAAELRHVMTNLGEKLTDEEVDEMIREADIDGDGQVNYEEFVQMMTAK is encoded by the exons ATG GCTGACCAACTCACCGAGGAGCAAATTGCTG AGTTTAAGGAGGCGTTCTCCTTGTTTGATAAGGATGGTGATGGTACCATCACAACCAAAGAGCTGGGCACAGTGATGCGCTCGCTTGGGCAGAACCCCACGGAGGCTGAACTGCAGGACATGATCAACGAGGTGGATGCTGATG GTAACGGAACCATTGACTTTCCCGAGTTTCTGACAATGATGGCCCGGAAAATGAAAGACACCGACAGCGAGGAGGAGATCCGTGAGGCTTTCAGAGTGTTTGACAAG GATGGGAACGGCTACATCAGCGCAGCAGAGCTTCGTCACGTCATGACAAACCTGGGCGAGAAGCTAACGGATGAAGAGGTGGACGAAATGATCAGAGAAGCTGACATCGACGGAGACGGTCAGGTCAATTACGAAG AATTTGTACAAATGATGACGGCAAAGTGA
- the nrde2 gene encoding nuclear exosome regulator NRDE2 isoform X2, producing the protein MALFPSFAGLSGNNSSTGDKDLEWLSNQSFRTEDALKTHQRATERAQAETEEPAGTREQKCKEREDSHGRSKKRKKEKKKKHKRKKNRDNSESSGSESDTIYPSDLLKKENAEREEAQVRVSETFMWLDDLQTPTDSPFCIDRRADRANWEYRSLYRGDIARYRRKGGSCLGLDVRTQALNWNDGGPEKKRVDKKHERYFCPSTRQLLRSDSVLALPVLSEGNSVSSDTYIKLSACNEEQGSFTQAPTSWVNPLGIYDSGTSLWLEGKGKPEVKGDQQSAEVPGSSKVEEFNRKLRENPMDTQLWLDFVNFQDELTFGSAADDTDNDGEMKKMSLRAVLEKKLSILDRAVESNPVNVDLKLKKLCLCKELWEPAALQKEWKKLVFIHPNSAPLWRKYLLFTQSHFSTFSVSKVNGVFGKCLSTLSAVQDGSMVSHPPLPGTEEDLLDIFLQQCHFLRQAGHAEKAVCLFQALLDFTFFKPDSVKDLPTRQQVEFFEPFWDSGEPRIGERGARGWKAWMLQQERGGWVIPLEPDEDDEEEQDDSEIKDKTWPRWKIWLDVETSREANHWLPWRPDKTKGQAEEDCEDPDRQVLFDDLGPSMIRVDRPALQLQLILSFLQFLGLPGPSGRFSTSSSSNVLLDDLAFLEEGPDPERPLTSHDFPMAGTCAVGHMTFLNDCRRQAGLCKAGEEFLHNVLQQTLPLVSVQDQAAITLCWLQYEKLKVLRCLRSGNKRRLKSQGKRSKRLAKRLLKEPDNRGSLALWREYAHLEWLLGNLEEARKVFDTALAMGVTRGLSDPVLCNLCFLYAQLEVEQALISGTVPTSKAVYILTKLAEGAAYTPFAGQTNPVATLKARKAYEQALLSFLPEQSTSSYVGAPKKLHRMSSLVGCFGLFQYLTVGIDAADAVYSQTIQKLISCNLSLEVTDGSLRRPKAFSDWESVAVQHVALLRHHANTSVFPLSRLRLALTDALSLLPFSASLWQLYLQTENRYHSAGRARRFFHSVAKKTNSIVPYLFAITAERRLRQMLNSVQRSHLPGEALSTMPNNGLGNRIRCLFEKATATEHGAHCPLLWRMYLNFTVCDGSAERGSGIFYKALQAVPWVKGLYMDAVQLFPERVQEFLDLMTEKELRLRAPMEEVDILLED; encoded by the exons ATGGCTCTTTTCCCGTCCTTCGCTGGACTGTCAGGCAATAACAGCTCTACTGGGGATAAAG ATCTAGAATGGCTGAGTAATCAGAGCTTCAGAACAGAAGATGCTTTGAAGACTCACCAGCGGGCCACAGAGAGAGCACAGGCAGAGACAGAAGAACCAGCAGGCACAAG AGAGCAGAAGTGTAAAGAGAGAGAAGATAGCCATGGCAGAtcgaagaagagaaagaaagaaaagaagaaaaaacacaagagGAAGAAGAACAGAGATAACTCCGAGAGCAGTGGATCTGAATCGGACACCATTTACCCCAGCGAcctgttaaaaaaagagaacgCTGAAAG AGAGGAAGCTCAAGTTCGGGTGAGCGAGACCTTTATGTGGCTGGATGACCTCCAGACCCCCACTGACTCCCCCTTCTGTATTGACAGAAGAGCTGACCGTGCCAACTGGGAATACAGATCCCTCTATAGGGGAGACATAGCCAG GTATAGGAGGAAGGGAGGCTCATGCTTGGGGTTAGACGTCAGGACGCAGGCTTTGAATTGGAACGATGGTGGACCAGAGAAGAAGCGAGTGGACAAGAAACACGAACGCTATTTCTGTCCTTCCACCCGTCAGCTGCTCCGGTCAGATAGTGTGCTTGCTTTGCCCGTACTCTCTGAGGGTAATTCAGTCAGCTCTGATACCTACATCAAGCTCTCAGCCTGCAATGAGGAGCAGGGCTCTTTCACCCAGGCACCCACATCATGGGTGAATCCTCTGGGCATCTATGACAGTGGAACCTCCCTTTGGCTGGAGGGCAAGGGTAAACCGGAGGTCAAGGGAGATCAGCAGAGCGCTGAGGTTCCAGGAAGCAGcaaggtggaggagtttaacaGGAAGCTACGGGAGAATCCTATGGACACCCAGCTGTGGCTGGATTTTGTGAACTTCCAG GATGAACTGACCTTTGGTTCTGCTGCCGATGACACAGACAATGATGGTGAGATGAAGAAGATGTCTCTTCGTGCCGTGCTGGAAAAGAAGCTGTCTATTCTGGACAGGGCAGTGGAAAGTAATCCTGTCAACGTGGACCTGAAGCTGAAGAAACTCTGTCTGTGCAAGGAACTGTGGGAGCCTGCCGCACTGCAGAAGGAGTGGAAGAAACTAGTGTTCATCCATCCAAACAGTGCGCCATTATGGAGGAAGTATCTTCTCTTCACACAGAGTCATTTCAGCACGTTTTCGGTGTCGAAGGTTAACGGCGTGTTTGGAAAGTGTTTAAGCACGCTCAGTGCAGTCCAGGACGGCAGTATGGTGTCTCACCCTCCACTTCCAGGCACTGAGGAAGACCTCTTAG ATATCTTTCTACAGCAGTGCCATTTCCTGCGGCAGGCGGGTCACGCTGAGAAAGCTGTGTGTCTCTTCCAAGCCCTTCTGGATTTCACTTTCTTTAAGCCTGACAGCGTGAAAGACCTTCCCACTAGACaacag GTGGAATTTTTTGAGCCGTTTTGGGACAGTGGGGAGCCTAGGATTGGGGAACGGGGAGCTCGTGGATGGAAGGCTTGGATGCTTCAGCAGGAGAGAGGGGGATGGGTGATTCCACTTGAGCCAG ATGAGGATGACGAAGAAGAGCAGGACGACTCGGAGATCAAAGACAAAACCTGGCCTAGGTGGAAGATCTGGCTAGATGTGGAGACATCACGAGAGGCAAACCACTGGTTGCCATGGAGACCTGATAAAACCAAGGGTCAAGCGGAAGAGGACTGTGAGGACCCCGACAGACAG GTTTTGTTTGATGATCTCGGCCCATCTATGATTCGTGTGGACAGACCAGCTCTCCAGCTGCAGCTGATTCTCTCATTCCTGCAGTTCCTAGGTCTGCCTGGACCCTCTGGAAGGTTCTCTACTTCCTCTTCCTCAAACGTTTTATTAGACGATCTCGCCTTCCTTGAAGAGGGTCCAGACCCAGAGCGACCGCTGACATCTCACGACTTCCCAATGGCTGGGACCTGTGCAGTGGGTCACATGACATTTCTGAATGACTGCAGGAGGCAGGCAGGGCTGTGTAAAGCAGGGGAGGAGTTTCTCCACAACGTTCTACAGCAAACTCTCCCACTTGTCTCTGTACAGGATCAAGCTGCTATTACTCTCTGCTGGCTACAGTATGAGAAACTAAAG GTGCTGAGATGTTTACGCAGTGGAAATAAAAGGAGACTGAAGTCTCAGGGGAAGCGTAGTAAACGGCTAGCAAAGCGACTGCTAAAAGAGCCAGATAACCGGGGCAGCCTGGCACTTTGGAGAGAGTATGCCCATCTGGAGTGGCTTCTGGGTAATCTGGAGGAGGCACGCAAAGTATTTGACACTGCCTTGGCCATGGGAGTGACTAGAGGCCTCAGTGATCCTGTTCTGTGTAACCTCTGCTTTCTCTATGCCCAGTTAGAGGTAGAGCAGGCTTTAATCAGCGGGACAGTCCCCACTTCCAAAGCTGTCTACATTCTCACTAAATTAGCAGAGGGTGCTGCCTACACACCTTTCGCTGGCCAGACCAACCCAGTGGCCACGTTAAAGGCCAGAAAGGCCTATGAGCAGGCCCTGTTGAGCTTTTTACCTGAGCAGAGCACAAGCAGCTATGTCGGAGCTCCAAAGAAACTCCACAGGATGTCCAGCCTGGTAGGATGTTTTGGGCTTTTTCAGTACCTCACAGTGGGGATAGATGCAGCTGATGCTGTGTACAGTCAGACCATTCAAAAACTGATTTCCTGCAACTTGAGTTTAGAAGTGACAGATGGATCTCTGAGGAGACCCAAGGCCTTTTCAGACTGGGAGTCTGTTGCTGTCCAGCATGTAGCACTGCTGCGTCACCACGCCAACACCAGTGTGTTTCCTCTCTCTCGGCTAAGACTGGCACTTACAGATGCCCTCTCCTTACTGCCCTTCAGCGCCTCATTATGGCAACTGTACCTTCAGACAGAGAACCGCTATCACAGCGCAGGCCGTGCCCGCAGGTTTTTCCACAGTGTGGCAAAGAAAACTAACAGCATTGTGCCATATCTTTTTGCAATTACTGCAGAGCGACGACTGAGACAGATGCTGAACTCTGTTCAGAG GTCTCATCTTCCTGGAGAAGCCCTGTCCACCATGCCAAATAATGGTCTTGGCAACCGTATCCGCTGTCTGTTTGAAAAAGCTACAGCAACAGAACATGGGGCCCACTGTCCTCTGCTCTGGAGAATGTATCTGAACTTCACG gtATGTGATGGGAGTGCAGAGAGGGGCAGTGGAATCTTCTACAAGGCCCTGCAGGCAGTGCCCTGGGTAAAG gGCTTGTACATGGACGCAGTGCAGCTGTTCCCTGAACGTGTGCAAGAGTTTTTAGATCTTATGACTGAGAAGGAGTTGCGTCTGAGAGCGCCCATGGAGGAGGTGGACATCTTGCTGGAGGACTAG
- the nrde2 gene encoding nuclear exosome regulator NRDE2 isoform X1: protein MALFPSFAGLSGNNSSTGDKADLEWLSNQSFRTEDALKTHQRATERAQAETEEPAGTREQKCKEREDSHGRSKKRKKEKKKKHKRKKNRDNSESSGSESDTIYPSDLLKKENAEREEAQVRVSETFMWLDDLQTPTDSPFCIDRRADRANWEYRSLYRGDIARYRRKGGSCLGLDVRTQALNWNDGGPEKKRVDKKHERYFCPSTRQLLRSDSVLALPVLSEGNSVSSDTYIKLSACNEEQGSFTQAPTSWVNPLGIYDSGTSLWLEGKGKPEVKGDQQSAEVPGSSKVEEFNRKLRENPMDTQLWLDFVNFQDELTFGSAADDTDNDGEMKKMSLRAVLEKKLSILDRAVESNPVNVDLKLKKLCLCKELWEPAALQKEWKKLVFIHPNSAPLWRKYLLFTQSHFSTFSVSKVNGVFGKCLSTLSAVQDGSMVSHPPLPGTEEDLLDIFLQQCHFLRQAGHAEKAVCLFQALLDFTFFKPDSVKDLPTRQQVEFFEPFWDSGEPRIGERGARGWKAWMLQQERGGWVIPLEPDEDDEEEQDDSEIKDKTWPRWKIWLDVETSREANHWLPWRPDKTKGQAEEDCEDPDRQVLFDDLGPSMIRVDRPALQLQLILSFLQFLGLPGPSGRFSTSSSSNVLLDDLAFLEEGPDPERPLTSHDFPMAGTCAVGHMTFLNDCRRQAGLCKAGEEFLHNVLQQTLPLVSVQDQAAITLCWLQYEKLKVLRCLRSGNKRRLKSQGKRSKRLAKRLLKEPDNRGSLALWREYAHLEWLLGNLEEARKVFDTALAMGVTRGLSDPVLCNLCFLYAQLEVEQALISGTVPTSKAVYILTKLAEGAAYTPFAGQTNPVATLKARKAYEQALLSFLPEQSTSSYVGAPKKLHRMSSLVGCFGLFQYLTVGIDAADAVYSQTIQKLISCNLSLEVTDGSLRRPKAFSDWESVAVQHVALLRHHANTSVFPLSRLRLALTDALSLLPFSASLWQLYLQTENRYHSAGRARRFFHSVAKKTNSIVPYLFAITAERRLRQMLNSVQRSHLPGEALSTMPNNGLGNRIRCLFEKATATEHGAHCPLLWRMYLNFTVCDGSAERGSGIFYKALQAVPWVKGLYMDAVQLFPERVQEFLDLMTEKELRLRAPMEEVDILLED, encoded by the exons ATGGCTCTTTTCCCGTCCTTCGCTGGACTGTCAGGCAATAACAGCTCTACTGGGGATAAAG CAGATCTAGAATGGCTGAGTAATCAGAGCTTCAGAACAGAAGATGCTTTGAAGACTCACCAGCGGGCCACAGAGAGAGCACAGGCAGAGACAGAAGAACCAGCAGGCACAAG AGAGCAGAAGTGTAAAGAGAGAGAAGATAGCCATGGCAGAtcgaagaagagaaagaaagaaaagaagaaaaaacacaagagGAAGAAGAACAGAGATAACTCCGAGAGCAGTGGATCTGAATCGGACACCATTTACCCCAGCGAcctgttaaaaaaagagaacgCTGAAAG AGAGGAAGCTCAAGTTCGGGTGAGCGAGACCTTTATGTGGCTGGATGACCTCCAGACCCCCACTGACTCCCCCTTCTGTATTGACAGAAGAGCTGACCGTGCCAACTGGGAATACAGATCCCTCTATAGGGGAGACATAGCCAG GTATAGGAGGAAGGGAGGCTCATGCTTGGGGTTAGACGTCAGGACGCAGGCTTTGAATTGGAACGATGGTGGACCAGAGAAGAAGCGAGTGGACAAGAAACACGAACGCTATTTCTGTCCTTCCACCCGTCAGCTGCTCCGGTCAGATAGTGTGCTTGCTTTGCCCGTACTCTCTGAGGGTAATTCAGTCAGCTCTGATACCTACATCAAGCTCTCAGCCTGCAATGAGGAGCAGGGCTCTTTCACCCAGGCACCCACATCATGGGTGAATCCTCTGGGCATCTATGACAGTGGAACCTCCCTTTGGCTGGAGGGCAAGGGTAAACCGGAGGTCAAGGGAGATCAGCAGAGCGCTGAGGTTCCAGGAAGCAGcaaggtggaggagtttaacaGGAAGCTACGGGAGAATCCTATGGACACCCAGCTGTGGCTGGATTTTGTGAACTTCCAG GATGAACTGACCTTTGGTTCTGCTGCCGATGACACAGACAATGATGGTGAGATGAAGAAGATGTCTCTTCGTGCCGTGCTGGAAAAGAAGCTGTCTATTCTGGACAGGGCAGTGGAAAGTAATCCTGTCAACGTGGACCTGAAGCTGAAGAAACTCTGTCTGTGCAAGGAACTGTGGGAGCCTGCCGCACTGCAGAAGGAGTGGAAGAAACTAGTGTTCATCCATCCAAACAGTGCGCCATTATGGAGGAAGTATCTTCTCTTCACACAGAGTCATTTCAGCACGTTTTCGGTGTCGAAGGTTAACGGCGTGTTTGGAAAGTGTTTAAGCACGCTCAGTGCAGTCCAGGACGGCAGTATGGTGTCTCACCCTCCACTTCCAGGCACTGAGGAAGACCTCTTAG ATATCTTTCTACAGCAGTGCCATTTCCTGCGGCAGGCGGGTCACGCTGAGAAAGCTGTGTGTCTCTTCCAAGCCCTTCTGGATTTCACTTTCTTTAAGCCTGACAGCGTGAAAGACCTTCCCACTAGACaacag GTGGAATTTTTTGAGCCGTTTTGGGACAGTGGGGAGCCTAGGATTGGGGAACGGGGAGCTCGTGGATGGAAGGCTTGGATGCTTCAGCAGGAGAGAGGGGGATGGGTGATTCCACTTGAGCCAG ATGAGGATGACGAAGAAGAGCAGGACGACTCGGAGATCAAAGACAAAACCTGGCCTAGGTGGAAGATCTGGCTAGATGTGGAGACATCACGAGAGGCAAACCACTGGTTGCCATGGAGACCTGATAAAACCAAGGGTCAAGCGGAAGAGGACTGTGAGGACCCCGACAGACAG GTTTTGTTTGATGATCTCGGCCCATCTATGATTCGTGTGGACAGACCAGCTCTCCAGCTGCAGCTGATTCTCTCATTCCTGCAGTTCCTAGGTCTGCCTGGACCCTCTGGAAGGTTCTCTACTTCCTCTTCCTCAAACGTTTTATTAGACGATCTCGCCTTCCTTGAAGAGGGTCCAGACCCAGAGCGACCGCTGACATCTCACGACTTCCCAATGGCTGGGACCTGTGCAGTGGGTCACATGACATTTCTGAATGACTGCAGGAGGCAGGCAGGGCTGTGTAAAGCAGGGGAGGAGTTTCTCCACAACGTTCTACAGCAAACTCTCCCACTTGTCTCTGTACAGGATCAAGCTGCTATTACTCTCTGCTGGCTACAGTATGAGAAACTAAAG GTGCTGAGATGTTTACGCAGTGGAAATAAAAGGAGACTGAAGTCTCAGGGGAAGCGTAGTAAACGGCTAGCAAAGCGACTGCTAAAAGAGCCAGATAACCGGGGCAGCCTGGCACTTTGGAGAGAGTATGCCCATCTGGAGTGGCTTCTGGGTAATCTGGAGGAGGCACGCAAAGTATTTGACACTGCCTTGGCCATGGGAGTGACTAGAGGCCTCAGTGATCCTGTTCTGTGTAACCTCTGCTTTCTCTATGCCCAGTTAGAGGTAGAGCAGGCTTTAATCAGCGGGACAGTCCCCACTTCCAAAGCTGTCTACATTCTCACTAAATTAGCAGAGGGTGCTGCCTACACACCTTTCGCTGGCCAGACCAACCCAGTGGCCACGTTAAAGGCCAGAAAGGCCTATGAGCAGGCCCTGTTGAGCTTTTTACCTGAGCAGAGCACAAGCAGCTATGTCGGAGCTCCAAAGAAACTCCACAGGATGTCCAGCCTGGTAGGATGTTTTGGGCTTTTTCAGTACCTCACAGTGGGGATAGATGCAGCTGATGCTGTGTACAGTCAGACCATTCAAAAACTGATTTCCTGCAACTTGAGTTTAGAAGTGACAGATGGATCTCTGAGGAGACCCAAGGCCTTTTCAGACTGGGAGTCTGTTGCTGTCCAGCATGTAGCACTGCTGCGTCACCACGCCAACACCAGTGTGTTTCCTCTCTCTCGGCTAAGACTGGCACTTACAGATGCCCTCTCCTTACTGCCCTTCAGCGCCTCATTATGGCAACTGTACCTTCAGACAGAGAACCGCTATCACAGCGCAGGCCGTGCCCGCAGGTTTTTCCACAGTGTGGCAAAGAAAACTAACAGCATTGTGCCATATCTTTTTGCAATTACTGCAGAGCGACGACTGAGACAGATGCTGAACTCTGTTCAGAG GTCTCATCTTCCTGGAGAAGCCCTGTCCACCATGCCAAATAATGGTCTTGGCAACCGTATCCGCTGTCTGTTTGAAAAAGCTACAGCAACAGAACATGGGGCCCACTGTCCTCTGCTCTGGAGAATGTATCTGAACTTCACG gtATGTGATGGGAGTGCAGAGAGGGGCAGTGGAATCTTCTACAAGGCCCTGCAGGCAGTGCCCTGGGTAAAG gGCTTGTACATGGACGCAGTGCAGCTGTTCCCTGAACGTGTGCAAGAGTTTTTAGATCTTATGACTGAGAAGGAGTTGCGTCTGAGAGCGCCCATGGAGGAGGTGGACATCTTGCTGGAGGACTAG